GGCGTTCTCGTTGCCCGCCTTGCGGCCGACCAGGTCCGGGACCTGGGCGTTGTCGCCCGCCGCCCAGATGTAGTCGGTGCCCTTGACCTGGAGGGTCGTCTCGCAGTCGACGTGGCCGCGCGGGCCGAGGGGCAGGCCGTAGCGGGACAGGACCGGGTTGGGCTTGACGCCGGCGGTCCAGACGATCGTGTTGGAGTCGACCTCGAGGCCGTTCTTCAGCACCACGTGGCCGTCGACGCAGGAGTCCATGGAGGTCGACAGGTAGACCTCGACGCCGCGGCCCTCGAGGTGCTCCTTGCCGTACTTGCCGAGCTTGGGACCGACCTCGGGGAGGATCTTGTCGGCGGCGTCGACCAGGATGAAGCGCATGTCCTCACGGGACACGTTCTTGTAGTACTTGGCCGCGTCGCGGGCCATGTCCTCGACCTCGCCGATGGTCTCCGCACCGGCGAACCCGCCGCCCACGAACACGAACGTGAGGGCCTTGCGGCGGATCTCCTCGTCCGTGGTGGAGTCGGCCTTGTCGAGCTGCTCGAGGACGTGGTTGCGCAGGCCGATGGCCTCCTCGATGCCCTTCATGCCGATGCCCTGCTCGGCGAGGCCGGGGATCGGGAAGGTGCGGGAGACCGCGCCGAGCGCGATCACCAGGTAGTCGAAGGGCAGCTCGTAGGCCTCGCCGACCAGCGGGGAGACCGTGGCGACCTTGCGGTCCTGGTCGATGGTGGTGACCCGGCCGGTGAGGACCTCCGCCTTGGGCAGCACGCGTCGCAGCGGGACGACGACGTGGCGCGGGGAGATGTTGCCGGCGGCGGCTTCGGGGAGGAAGGGCTGGTAGGTCATGTACGACCGGGGGTCGACGACCGTGACGGTCGCCTCGCCGTAACGCATCTTCTTGAGGATGCGCCGAGCTGCGTACAGGCCTACGTACCCACCGCCTACTACGAGGATCCTGGGACGCTCCGTGGTGCTCATGCCATCGAGTATCCACCCGCTTCAGGGGGGTGGCTCGTGCGCCCCTTCACAAGCTTGCACAGGGTGTGTGCTATCCTCCGCGGCCCGCGTGATCCACGTCATGGTGACAACCGGGATCCTTTGTGCACCCCGGACCGTTGTCAATGCCGCGTGAGCTGCCTCTCTGGGGGGAAAGAGCCCCTGTGAGCCCCTCCGGGGGTCCGGTTCCGGGCTCCTTCCCGGACCCCTCCATACCATGCTTCTGAACATGTTCAAAGGACCGTTCGGCCCCCGGACGGGTCAACGCGGCCCTTCTCGTCGCCCGGGAGGGCCGAATTCCTTGTGAAGAACTTCACGAACTTTTCCGACGGGCTGTCGCCGAGGGGCCCCCGAGGGCCCCTCGAACGCGCTCATTCGTGATCCATGCCTGCTCAGAAGCGGGCTGGGCAGGGGCTAGGCCACCGACCAGGCGATGCCGTCGAGGATGTCGTGCTCGCTGACGACGACCTCCTCCGCGCCGATCCGCTCCATGATCGACAGGAGGACGAGGGCGCCCGCCCCGATCACGTCGACCCGGCCCGG
This genomic stretch from Streptomyces sp. Go-475 harbors:
- a CDS encoding NAD(P)/FAD-dependent oxidoreductase — translated: MSTTERPRILVVGGGYVGLYAARRILKKMRYGEATVTVVDPRSYMTYQPFLPEAAAGNISPRHVVVPLRRVLPKAEVLTGRVTTIDQDRKVATVSPLVGEAYELPFDYLVIALGAVSRTFPIPGLAEQGIGMKGIEEAIGLRNHVLEQLDKADSTTDEEIRRKALTFVFVGGGFAGAETIGEVEDMARDAAKYYKNVSREDMRFILVDAADKILPEVGPKLGKYGKEHLEGRGVEVYLSTSMDSCVDGHVVLKNGLEVDSNTIVWTAGVKPNPVLSRYGLPLGPRGHVDCETTLQVKGTDYIWAAGDNAQVPDLVGRKAGNENAWCPPNAQHALRQARVLGDNVLSGMRGFPQKDYAHANKGAVAGLGLHKGVAMIVMGKMKIKLKGRLAWYMHRGYHGLAMPTWNRKIRVFADWTLGMFLKREVVSLGAIETPREEFYEAAKPAPVAAAPKEKTEEKAKAS